A window of Pirellulales bacterium contains these coding sequences:
- a CDS encoding sodium:solute symporter family protein has protein sequence MRPLVGQENRDRLAPRLAAVARSAAYRSNVDRLKGAAEVESDEDLARRKFCRRRKERMATVQMGQRIAINDSRADNFNRPHGSRLMRSRIGLGYAIDRELFYEQNKPPQVGADLDWFCTSWAAIPGILERDPTLTDRPSLDVPFLQRSMTPTQSLLIAMNVAPVDWWILGGSFVLLLTIAVKINQQCRSVADYLISGRKVRLWLGMGAGIAGEVGLVTIVSICEQGYLRGFGFILIGLLSTLILAPLFGIFGFGIERFRASKVMTVSQYLEMRYSRRLRILSGILNALAGVLQMCIFPIIGARFLRALIDAPAVVSQWGLTAPTEWILMGALLSCTVIFTFLGGYVTLIVTNFLQMIVIMVAIYWLFFYLIADIGVQNLWTTLENTKGLAGFYPFAAEGDAYGFVWFSWLMTMSVLLQFSYGPYLQKYASMDRPKTVSRAFLLSSLFTNGRTFVVLGLGVCALAALGETPPDALGASKAEWSTLATPYYLSSVVPPVLMGVLLSGLVFADISTTDQYVLSWSTAIVNDCICPFLKSPLSPETHIRAVRMTIVALCGLFFVFGMFYSPTLPLWDYLWLCANIIGGTGIAMLMGMYWSKTTTAGAYAAVLICLILPLADLASRQIYAMRHPDGIYPIASETTGLGTYVIALVALVVVSLASGGPTRFWDLARDVQVQNEAEA, from the coding sequence GTGCGTCCGCTCGTCGGGCAAGAGAATCGCGACCGGCTCGCTCCACGACTCGCCGCCGTCGCACGATCGGCTGCATACCGATCGAACGTCGATCGCCTCAAAGGCGCTGCCGAGGTCGAAAGCGACGAAGACCTCGCCCGACGGAAGTTCTGCCGCCGTCGGAAAGAACGCATGGCGACTGTGCAAATGGGGCAGCGGATTGCGATAAACGATTCCCGTGCCGACAACTTCAATCGTCCCCATGGGTCTCGACTCATGCGCAGCAGGATAGGCTTGGGATACGCCATTGACAGAGAGTTATTTTACGAGCAAAATAAACCACCGCAAGTCGGCGCTGACTTGGACTGGTTTTGCACGAGTTGGGCTGCAATACCAGGCATCTTGGAGCGCGATCCGACGCTGACCGATCGTCCCTCGCTTGATGTTCCCTTTCTCCAAAGATCAATGACGCCGACTCAGTCGCTGCTTATCGCGATGAACGTGGCCCCGGTTGATTGGTGGATACTGGGAGGTTCGTTTGTTCTGCTCCTGACGATCGCTGTCAAGATCAACCAGCAGTGCCGCAGCGTGGCGGACTATCTCATTTCTGGCCGCAAAGTGCGACTGTGGCTGGGCATGGGCGCTGGCATCGCAGGCGAGGTCGGTTTAGTCACGATTGTCTCCATCTGCGAGCAGGGCTATCTCCGCGGATTTGGTTTCATTCTTATCGGCCTGCTCAGCACACTCATCCTGGCACCCCTGTTCGGAATCTTCGGTTTTGGCATCGAGCGATTTCGAGCGTCGAAAGTGATGACCGTATCGCAGTACCTCGAGATGCGTTATTCGCGTCGACTGAGGATCCTCTCCGGCATTCTCAATGCACTGGCTGGCGTGCTGCAGATGTGCATTTTTCCGATCATCGGCGCTCGCTTTCTACGGGCTCTAATCGACGCGCCTGCCGTCGTCTCCCAGTGGGGACTGACCGCCCCCACGGAATGGATTCTCATGGGAGCGCTCCTGAGTTGCACCGTGATATTCACGTTTCTGGGCGGTTACGTGACGCTTATCGTCACGAACTTTCTGCAGATGATCGTGATAATGGTGGCGATCTATTGGCTATTTTTCTATCTGATCGCCGACATCGGCGTTCAAAACCTATGGACGACGTTGGAGAATACTAAAGGACTCGCAGGCTTTTATCCGTTTGCCGCTGAAGGCGACGCTTACGGCTTCGTCTGGTTTTCCTGGCTGATGACGATGAGCGTTCTGCTGCAGTTCTCCTATGGACCCTACCTGCAGAAGTACGCCTCGATGGACCGTCCCAAGACGGTCTCGCGCGCATTCTTGTTAAGCTCTCTCTTTACGAACGGTCGTACGTTCGTGGTTCTCGGGCTTGGTGTGTGCGCGCTCGCCGCGCTCGGCGAAACTCCCCCAGACGCGCTGGGAGCGTCAAAGGCCGAATGGAGTACCTTGGCGACGCCTTACTACCTGTCGTCCGTGGTACCGCCCGTACTGATGGGCGTGCTGTTGTCCGGTCTGGTGTTCGCCGATATCTCGACGACAGATCAATATGTCTTGAGTTGGTCGACCGCGATCGTCAACGACTGCATTTGCCCGTTCTTGAAGAGTCCCCTGTCGCCCGAAACGCACATCCGCGCCGTTCGTATGACGATCGTCGCCTTGTGCGGCCTCTTCTTCGTATTCGGCATGTTCTACTCGCCGACTCTGCCGCTGTGGGACTATTTGTGGCTGTGTGCCAATATCATCGGCGGCACGGGGATCGCAATGCTCATGGGCATGTATTGGTCCAAAACGACGACAGCGGGAGCCTACGCGGCCGTCCTGATCTGTTTGATACTTCCGCTTGCGGACTTGGCCTCGCGACAGATTTACGCAATGCGACATCCGGACGGCATCTATCCCATTGCTTCAGAAACGACGGGACTCGGGACATACGTCATTGCGCTCGTCGCGTTGGTAGTCGTCTCGCTGGCATCCGGCGGGCCCACTCGGTTCTGGGATCTTGCACGCGACGTGCAAGTTCAGAACGAAGCTGAGGCATAG
- a CDS encoding Gfo/Idh/MocA family oxidoreductase — translation MDEWSNAGRLRRRGRISIVKEMRVSKTHQVLVIGGGSIGERHVRSFLATRRCTVAVCEPNELRLRQLADRYDLAADFKSTDELTDYVPDISVIATPADLHVDQAIALARRGSHLLIEKPLSTSLERVAELLDIVKSQDLIAGVAYVYRVHPALTAMAAELASQRWGTPKQFIIVGGQHFPTYRPQYREIYYNNPAQGGGAVQDALTHLLDCGRWLVGPITRLCADAEHLALPGVEVEDAAAVLTRQGEALGCYVLNQFQGADELTMTVVCERGMCRFENHLSRWQWIDGVAGSWHDVPTPLRNRDDLYQRQAEAFLDAVERHVDPPCSLVEGASTLAACQAVLDSWREQRWVEPIQIT, via the coding sequence ATGGACGAGTGGTCGAACGCGGGCCGGCTTCGCCGGAGAGGACGGATAAGTATCGTCAAGGAGATGCGCGTGAGTAAGACTCATCAAGTTCTCGTGATCGGCGGCGGATCAATCGGCGAGCGTCATGTCCGATCCTTTCTCGCCACAAGACGGTGTACCGTCGCTGTGTGCGAACCGAACGAGTTACGTCTCCGACAACTTGCCGACAGGTACGATCTGGCCGCAGATTTCAAGAGCACGGATGAACTGACGGATTACGTTCCTGACATCTCTGTGATTGCGACGCCCGCTGACTTGCACGTTGACCAAGCGATCGCACTTGCCCGTCGAGGATCGCACCTGCTGATCGAGAAGCCGTTGAGCACGTCACTGGAGCGGGTCGCCGAACTTCTCGACATCGTGAAGAGTCAGGATCTCATTGCCGGCGTCGCTTACGTATACCGCGTACACCCAGCGTTGACTGCAATGGCGGCGGAACTCGCGTCGCAACGCTGGGGTACACCCAAGCAGTTCATTATCGTTGGCGGCCAGCACTTCCCGACGTATCGTCCTCAGTACCGTGAAATCTATTACAACAACCCCGCTCAGGGAGGGGGCGCCGTCCAGGATGCTCTCACCCACTTACTGGATTGCGGGCGTTGGCTTGTCGGTCCGATCACCCGCCTCTGCGCCGACGCCGAGCATTTGGCTCTGCCAGGCGTCGAGGTCGAAGACGCCGCCGCCGTCTTGACCCGACAAGGCGAGGCTCTGGGTTGTTACGTGTTAAACCAGTTTCAAGGGGCTGACGAATTGACGATGACAGTCGTCTGCGAACGGGGAATGTGCCGCTTCGAAAACCACTTGTCTCGGTGGCAGTGGATCGACGGCGTCGCCGGCTCTTGGCACGACGTTCCGACTCCGCTGCGCAACCGCGATGATCTCTATCAGCGACAAGCCGAAGCGTTTCTCGACGCAGTCGAACGACACGTCGATCCTCCCTGCAGTCTTGTCGAGGGCGCATCGACTCTTGCCGCCTGTCAGGCAGTGCTCGACTCGTGGCGCGAGCAGCGGTGGGTCGAACCGATTCAAATCACTTGA
- a CDS encoding RidA family protein codes for MSSDYRLFESIAGRGVPSSDLPFSPAVRCGEFVFVSGQASVDGEGRIVSDTFSGEMRRSFENLRHVLAGAGLTLRNVVKLSAFVAQQEDLPEFNRIYREYFDQPYPARTTIVGCLGDLLKFEVDAIAVHPPLE; via the coding sequence ATGAGCAGTGATTATCGCCTATTCGAATCAATTGCCGGGCGGGGAGTTCCGAGCAGCGATCTCCCTTTCAGCCCGGCCGTGCGCTGCGGCGAGTTCGTCTTCGTGTCCGGTCAAGCCTCGGTCGACGGGGAAGGGCGCATTGTCAGCGATACGTTTTCCGGGGAAATGCGACGCTCGTTCGAAAACCTCAGGCATGTGCTGGCGGGTGCTGGACTTACGCTACGGAACGTTGTCAAGCTCTCCGCATTTGTCGCGCAACAGGAGGATCTGCCGGAGTTCAACCGGATCTACCGCGAGTATTTCGACCAGCCGTATCCTGCGCGGACGACAATCGTCGGATGCTTGGGCGATCTTCTCAAATTCGAAGTTGATGCGATTGCCGTCCATCCGCCGCTCGAATAG